The proteins below are encoded in one region of Clostridium estertheticum:
- a CDS encoding CotS family spore coat protein — protein sequence MMREFEIERQYGIKIESIRPNKGVYLLKTDDGAKCLKKISYGTQKLLFVYGAKEHLANNGFDKVDRYFLNTEGNPYALVNEDIYTLSKWIDGRECDFRNEEDLVLAAKNLAFMHIASKGYDPPENSKLKTDLGRWPNLMEKRIKSFDKMQGMIRKKKNFKTDFDMNYIRSVEDQKILGKRAMAILEDSRYFDICRQTEEEKGFCHHDYTYHNIIVDKNNDVNIIDFDYCKREVKAYDLSNFLIKMLKKQDWDIKYAEIVLEAYSSVNPLSLEEYRLVYAFLVFPQRYWRLCNRYYYNEVTWIQNTFNKKMEELISEKEKFMVFIEDYKRVFNQK from the coding sequence GAAAGACAGTATGGCATTAAAATAGAAAGTATACGCCCTAACAAGGGAGTGTATTTACTAAAGACAGATGATGGAGCTAAGTGTCTAAAAAAAATAAGTTACGGTACACAAAAACTTTTGTTTGTATACGGAGCTAAAGAACATCTTGCAAATAATGGCTTTGACAAGGTGGATAGATATTTTTTGAATACTGAAGGAAATCCTTATGCATTAGTTAATGAAGATATTTACACACTTTCAAAGTGGATAGATGGTCGCGAGTGTGATTTTCGAAATGAAGAGGATTTGGTTTTAGCTGCAAAAAACTTAGCTTTTATGCATATTGCATCAAAGGGGTATGATCCACCAGAAAACAGTAAGTTAAAAACAGATCTTGGAAGATGGCCAAATTTAATGGAAAAAAGAATAAAGTCATTTGATAAAATGCAGGGAATGATTAGAAAAAAGAAGAATTTTAAAACGGATTTTGATATGAACTATATTAGGAGTGTAGAGGATCAAAAGATACTCGGAAAAAGAGCTATGGCGATACTCGAAGACTCAAGGTATTTTGACATATGTAGGCAAACAGAAGAAGAAAAAGGGTTTTGCCATCATGATTATACTTATCACAATATTATTGTTGATAAAAATAATGATGTAAACATAATTGATTTTGATTATTGCAAAAGAGAAGTAAAAGCATATGATTTATCTAATTTTTTAATCAAAATGCTTAAAAAGCAGGATTGGGACATAAAGTATGCTGAAATAGTATTAGAAGCATACAGTAGTGTAAATCCTCTGTCATTAGAAGAGTACAGACTTGTATATGCATTCCTAGTATTCCCACAACGTTACTGGAGACTTTGCAATAGATACTACTATAATGAAGTTACGTGGATTCAAAACACTTTTAACAAGAAGATGGAGGAGCTAATTTCTGAAAAAGAAAAGTTTATGGTATTTATTGAAGATTATAAAAGAGTATTCAATCAGAAATAG